In one Oligoflexia bacterium genomic region, the following are encoded:
- a CDS encoding cyclic nucleotide-binding domain-containing protein produces MNFLWDNIFKRLEREQDIGAILANNILFRNLSKSELKFIEKIIHIRKYRAGETIFRQNENGVGMYIVVKGRVDISIIDEILLEPNTEKEVVVTRLEPGDFFGELSLVEEISRRSATAISSEDTVLIGFFKPDLLEILERSPSIGVKVVFRLAEVLGRRLKETTEKISQLKKEIRLLGELHEVQHDTRSATPENR; encoded by the coding sequence GTGAATTTTCTTTGGGATAATATTTTTAAGCGTTTAGAAAGAGAACAAGATATTGGCGCCATCTTGGCCAACAATATTCTTTTTAGAAATCTTTCTAAAAGTGAATTGAAATTCATCGAAAAAATTATTCACATCAGAAAATACCGAGCAGGTGAAACCATTTTTCGCCAAAATGAAAATGGCGTGGGAATGTATATCGTCGTTAAAGGTCGCGTGGATATCAGCATCATCGACGAAATTTTACTCGAGCCAAACACAGAAAAAGAAGTGGTTGTCACTCGTCTTGAGCCTGGTGATTTTTTTGGTGAACTTTCCCTTGTTGAAGAAATAAGTCGCCGCTCTGCAACCGCAATTTCTAGTGAAGACACCGTACTTATTGGTTTTTTCAAACCTGATTTATTAGAAATTTTAGAGAGAAGCCCCTCTATTGGAGTAAAAGTTGTATTTCGCCTCGCAGAAGTCTTAGGAAGAAGACTTAAAGAAACCACGGAAAAAATCTCCCAACTGAAGAAGGAAATTCGACTTCTCGGGGAGCTTCATGAGGTTCAACATGACACCCGATCAGCAACGCCAGAAAATCGTTAA
- a CDS encoding outer membrane protein assembly factor BamD: protein MFNRVKKTYVIAFCVMSLMASVMGCSSGDLSESATPEGAFKAAEEFEKDERYEEAITKFNEVKNKHPYSRYAVEAELHVADIHYKKESYLEAQNAYQLFKDFHPKNPKIDYVTYRLAMSYYLQLPDTTDRDLSPAYKAVQFFDEVINSYSTSQYVKESTDKKNEALRMLAEKEAYIGNFYYIRNIYDSAMKRYDELVKKYPDRGFDEEALYRAGVSAFETGNKDLGKQYIQQLLAKYPNGSYASNGKSALEKYGNR, encoded by the coding sequence ATGTTTAACCGCGTCAAAAAAACCTATGTTATCGCTTTTTGTGTAATGAGTCTCATGGCTTCTGTCATGGGCTGTTCATCTGGCGATCTCTCTGAAAGCGCCACACCCGAAGGTGCATTTAAAGCAGCTGAAGAATTTGAAAAAGACGAACGATACGAAGAAGCCATCACTAAATTTAATGAAGTTAAAAACAAACATCCTTACAGTCGCTATGCTGTTGAGGCTGAACTCCATGTAGCCGACATTCATTATAAAAAAGAATCCTATCTAGAAGCTCAAAATGCTTATCAATTATTTAAAGATTTTCATCCCAAAAATCCAAAGATTGATTATGTCACTTATAGATTGGCCATGAGTTACTATTTGCAATTGCCCGACACAACTGACAGAGATTTATCTCCGGCGTACAAAGCTGTTCAGTTTTTTGATGAAGTTATAAATTCGTATAGCACTTCACAATATGTGAAAGAATCTACAGATAAAAAAAATGAAGCCCTTCGAATGCTTGCTGAAAAAGAAGCATATATCGGAAACTTCTATTACATACGCAACATCTATGACTCAGCAATGAAACGCTATGATGAATTAGTTAAAAAATACCCCGATCGAGGTTTTGATGAAGAAGCCCTTTATCGTGCAGGTGTTAGTGCTTTTGAAACAGGCAATAAAGATTTAGGCAAACAATACATTCAACAGTTATTGGCGAAATATCCCAATGGCAGTTACGCCAGCAATGGAAAGAGCGCTCTCGAAAAATATGGCAATCGTTGA
- a CDS encoding AI-2E family transporter translates to MTPDQQRQKIVKRERWIKLTIVAVILISALVVLLAIPGMLVSFLIAFVITYLFKPPVNYLERMGVGRTIAILIPFIVLGGIIATSSSILIPKAADQISALQLELPKYIKGVSDITIRHTKKFNSALSQFSSVNLSEKIELWLQGASGSLLISIPNWVTQLFTTMILAPFFAFFMLRDGREISRQLLGFVPNHLFELSLNLMYQINQQLGGFIRARLLESVIVGVVVWLGLSIMGFPYSAILAVFAGLTNLIPYIGPIIGAVPAIIVAMVNQEGGTSTIALVGLVYLIAQIVDMLVIIPLVIAKIVDLHPVTVVIVIITGGQFMGVLGMIISIPVASIIKLTFTVFYNHVVDFRS, encoded by the coding sequence ATGACACCCGATCAGCAACGCCAGAAAATCGTTAAACGCGAACGCTGGATAAAACTCACTATCGTCGCTGTTATTCTCATCAGTGCGCTGGTTGTTCTCTTGGCAATCCCAGGCATGTTGGTTTCTTTTCTCATCGCCTTTGTCATCACTTATTTATTTAAACCGCCAGTAAATTATCTTGAGCGTATGGGAGTCGGCCGAACTATTGCGATATTAATTCCCTTTATTGTTTTGGGCGGAATCATCGCCACCTCTTCAAGCATTCTTATTCCTAAAGCGGCTGATCAAATTTCAGCTCTTCAACTCGAACTTCCAAAATACATCAAAGGTGTGAGTGACATTACGATTAGGCATACGAAAAAATTCAACTCCGCATTGTCACAATTTTCTAGCGTGAATTTATCTGAAAAAATAGAACTCTGGCTCCAAGGTGCATCTGGGTCATTACTCATAAGCATTCCAAATTGGGTCACTCAACTCTTTACGACCATGATACTGGCTCCATTTTTTGCTTTTTTTATGCTTCGTGATGGGCGAGAGATCAGCCGCCAACTCTTAGGCTTTGTACCGAATCATCTATTTGAGCTGTCGTTAAATCTCATGTACCAAATCAATCAACAACTTGGGGGGTTTATTCGCGCCCGCCTTTTAGAATCAGTTATCGTTGGCGTAGTTGTGTGGCTGGGTTTATCTATCATGGGCTTTCCCTACAGTGCTATTTTGGCAGTATTTGCCGGCTTAACAAATCTCATTCCTTATATTGGCCCCATCATCGGAGCAGTTCCGGCCATCATCGTAGCCATGGTTAATCAAGAGGGGGGTACTTCCACCATAGCCCTCGTGGGCTTGGTTTACCTCATAGCTCAAATTGTCGATATGCTCGTAATTATTCCACTTGTTATTGCTAAGATCGTCGATCTTCACCCTGTAACGGTCGTTATCGTTATTATTACTGGGGGGCAATTTATGGGGGTTTTAGGAATGATTATTTCCATACCCGTCGCCAGTATTATCAAACTAACCTTTACGGTCTTCTATAACCATGTTGTAGACTTTCGCAGCTAA